In the genome of Halobacterium noricense, one region contains:
- the purE gene encoding 5-(carboxyamino)imidazole ribonucleotide mutase, producing the protein MTTVADLVELFESEAARDRPREQTPDVGIIMGSDSDLDVMAGAHDALTELGFAEVTDYDDPPAGYTFESWVVSAHRTPDLMYAYAETAADRGLDVIIAGAGGKSADLPNMTASLAYPIPVVGVPVQEKSVDSVIGMPTGAPITAVDAGKSYNAGLSAAQFLATSDDELAQRLRDRHAERRDGVADVSRELHERGTPGFRSARD; encoded by the coding sequence ATGACCACAGTAGCAGACCTCGTCGAGTTGTTCGAATCGGAAGCCGCGCGGGACCGCCCCCGCGAGCAGACGCCCGACGTCGGGATTATCATGGGCAGCGACAGCGACCTCGACGTGATGGCGGGCGCGCACGACGCGCTCACCGAGCTCGGGTTCGCGGAAGTCACGGACTACGACGACCCGCCTGCGGGGTACACCTTCGAGTCGTGGGTCGTCTCCGCGCACCGGACGCCGGACCTGATGTACGCGTACGCGGAGACGGCCGCCGACCGCGGGCTCGACGTCATTATCGCGGGTGCCGGCGGGAAGTCCGCGGACCTCCCGAACATGACCGCGTCGCTTGCGTACCCGATTCCGGTCGTCGGCGTCCCCGTCCAGGAGAAATCCGTCGACTCGGTCATCGGGATGCCGACGGGCGCGCCAATCACGGCCGTCGACGCCGGGAAGTCCTACAACGCGGGGCTGTCGGCCGCACAGTTCCTCGCGACCAGCGACGACGAACTCGCCCAGCGGCTCCGCGACCGCCACGCCGAACGCCGGGACGGCGTCGCGGACGTGTCCCGCGAACTGCACGAACGCGGGACGCCGGGCTTCCGGTCGGCGCGGGACTGA